The following are from one region of the Sporichthyaceae bacterium genome:
- a CDS encoding TetR/AcrR family transcriptional regulator has translation MASRTDVRARMISAGEELLSQRGYGVTMLDVIGRADAPRGSIYYHFPNGKLELAIEVVDKVRREVGELVTHYSRKIAEPVPFLQKLVDFHRKRLVNSGYELGCPLMGIITSGEIESPELQAAITEAFGVWIGAISGELMAKGLTEAQGNQLASLVVTGIQGCIVVARAKHSATPFHEFSKSIPLLVTGVLAADAG, from the coding sequence GTGGCCAGTCGGACCGACGTCCGCGCGCGCATGATCAGCGCCGGTGAGGAACTGCTCAGCCAGCGTGGTTACGGCGTCACGATGTTGGACGTCATCGGGCGCGCCGACGCACCGCGCGGCTCGATCTATTACCACTTCCCGAACGGGAAGCTCGAGCTCGCCATCGAGGTGGTCGACAAGGTGCGTCGCGAGGTGGGCGAGCTGGTCACCCACTACTCGCGCAAGATCGCCGAGCCGGTCCCGTTCCTGCAGAAACTGGTCGATTTCCACCGCAAGCGGCTGGTCAACTCCGGCTATGAGCTGGGCTGTCCGCTGATGGGCATCATCACCAGCGGCGAGATCGAGTCCCCGGAGCTGCAGGCGGCCATCACCGAGGCGTTCGGGGTGTGGATCGGCGCGATCAGCGGGGAGTTGATGGCCAAGGGCCTGACCGAGGCGCAGGGCAATCAGCTCGCCTCGCTGGTGGTCACCGGGATCCAGGGGTGCATCGTGGTGGCCCGGGCCAAGCACTCCGCGACGCCGTTTCACGAGTTCAGCAAGTCGATCCCACTGCTGGTGACCGGCGTGCTCGCCGCCGACGCCGGCTGA